One genomic segment of Hemitrygon akajei unplaced genomic scaffold, sHemAka1.3 Scf000108, whole genome shotgun sequence includes these proteins:
- the LOC140723304 gene encoding uncharacterized protein, which yields MAHQRVHTGERPFTCSDCGKGFTHSSTLLVHQRVHTGERPFTCSECGKGFTRSSHLKVHQLVHTGERPFTCSNCGKGFTRSSTLKEHQLVHTGERPFTCSDCGKGFTYSSNLKLHQRVHTGERPFTCSDCGKGFTRSSHLKVHQRVHTGEKQFTCSDCGKGFTRSCKLKLHQRVNTGERPFTCSECGKGFTQSFKLKEHQRVHTGERPFTCSDCGKGFTWSSQLKVHQRVHTGERPFTCSDCGKGFTQSSKLKVHQLVHTGERPFTCSECGKGFTRSSDLLVHQRVHTGERPFTCSECGKGFTRSSDLLVHQRVHTGEKPFTCSECGNGFTRSSHLKVHQRVHTGERPFTCSECVHRDSLGHLPY from the coding sequence atggctcaccagcgagttcacactggggagcggccgttcacctgctcagactgtgggaagggattcactcattcatccaccctactggtacatcagcgagttcacactggagagaggccattcacctgctcagaatgtgggaagggattcactcggtcatcccatctgaaggtacatcagttagttcacactggggagaggccattcacctgctcaaactgtgggaagggattcactcggtcatccactctgaaggaacatcagttagttcacactggggagaggccattcacctgctcggactgtgggaagggattcacttactcATCTAATCTGAaattacatcagcgagttcacactggggagaggccattcacctgctcagactgtgggaagggattcactcggtcatcccatctgaaggtacatcagcgagttcacactggggagaagcagttcacctgctcagactgtgggaagggattcactcggtcatgtaaactgaagttacatcagcgagttaacactggggagaggccattcacctgctcagaatgtgggaagggattcacacagtcgtTTAAATTGAAggaacatcagagagttcacactggggagaggccatttacctgctcagactgtgggaagggattcacttggtcatctcaactgaaggtacatcagcgagttcatactggggagaggccgttcacctgctcagactgtgggaagggattcactcagtcatctaaactgaaggtacatcagttagttcacactggggagaggccattcacctgctcagaatgtgggaagggattcactcggtcatctgacctactggtacatcagcgagttcacactggggagaggccattcacctgctcagaatgtgggaagggatttactcggtcatctgacctactggtacatcagcgagttcacactggggagaagccgttcacctgttcagaatgtgggaatggattcactcggtcatcccatctgaaggtacatcagcgagttcacactggggagaggccattcacctgctcagaatgtgtgcacagggattcactcggtcatctgccctactga